A genomic window from Brassica oleracea var. oleracea cultivar TO1000 chromosome C8, BOL, whole genome shotgun sequence includes:
- the LOC106309383 gene encoding uncharacterized protein LOC106309383 → MHASTQSSIQQQSDALTTAIGALTTRLDALTTALITRLAPLDQPVDNAPLRPIQQQQLPPIHHPPRQHQQRFPHQFPPGDVRPRNIFDEEEEDHRCVFREDLRQHENFNSRWENSFKVDIPEFHGGLKGDDLNDWLVSVEEILDFKQVPPTQRVPLVAMRFRGHAATWWKQLKTTRSRTGKNPIQSWDKLLKHLRQTFLPHNYERAMYTRLQNLRQGSCTVVEYAEEFALLLTRNEINDSQIQLVSRFIGGLRSQLQTAMAQFDPSTISEAQQRAASLEQQSRSSNWNSSSTRSRSQDQTVSTNPATTIKEAGDASPSVTKPATQDEQQLRRSTRPNALRCYSCGEQGHRQTACPHATRRGLVINEPVDELDVYDSQEEDDGENDTLVHQTAGDSGHLLLLHRSCLAPRQQDDKWLRTSIFRSTCTIQDRICSFIIDSGSCRNVISEDAVKKLGITAKPHPAPYSLGWLSEGVNLRITQRALVSFSVGPIYKDRLYFDVAPMDISHLILGRPWEYDRRVTHEGVTNTYSFTWNAQQIVLLPSREPPTPASPAPPAKQATSPTPQQRSTTMLCSYSTFISELRLKDHAFAIIPVTQETAPTAASSPSNMSLSAVLNDFPDVFPANLPKGLPPLRDIQHQIDLVPGAILPNRPHYRMSPSEHEELRRQVEDLLRKGHIKESLSPCAVPALLIPKKDDWISKFFSKIDLKSGYHQIRIRPGDEWKTAFKTREGLFEWLVMPFGLSNAPSTFMRIMNQALREFIGRFVVVYFDDILIFSPSISEHKDHLRQVLTVLRREKLFAATQKCEFGVSQVLFLGYIVSDKGLSVDMSKIDAVQSWPIPKSISDVRSFHGLASFYRRFVEHFSTIMAPITSCMKEGRFTWTQEAFVAFTLIKEKLTSAPILVLPDFSATFELHCDASKLGIGAVLSQRGRPVAYFSEKLAGARSRYSTYDVEFYAIVQAIKHWRHYLELHQTAQQNVTQAASKYKLAADSKRREVLFAPGDQVWVYLTKERLPLREYNKLKSKKIGPVEVVECINPNVYRVKLPSDLRTSDVFNVKHLSHFHGDNDVPDSWTNPPPPGGT, encoded by the exons ATGCACGCTTCAACGCAATCATCCATACAACAACAAAGTGATGCGTTGACAACGGCAATAGGTGCTCTAACTACTCGTTTAGACGCCTTAACAACCGCCTTAATAACTCGCTTGGCACCGCTTGACCAGCCGGTCGACAATGCTCCATTACGACCTATACAACAACAACAACTCCCGCCTATTCATCATCCTCCTCGTCAACACCAACAACGGTTTCCACACCAGTTTCCGCCTGGGGATGTTCGACCTCGCAACATCTTCGACGAAGAAGAAGAAGACCATAGATGCGTTTTTAGAGAGGATCTTCGTCAACATGAAAACTTCAACAGTCGCTGGGAAAACAGTTTCAAGGTTGACATTCCTGAATTTCATGGAGGTCTCAAAGGCGATGATCTCAATGACTGGTTAGTCTCCGTGGAAGAAATTCTCGATTTTAAACAAGTACCTCCCACACAGCGAGTCCCTCTCGTCGCAATGCGTTTTCGGGGACATGCGGCGACATGGTGGAAACAACTCAAAACAACTCGTTCCCGAACTGGAAAAAATCCTATCCAGTCATGGGACAAGTTACTTAAACATCTGAGACAAACCTTCTTGCCTCATAATTACGAACGCGCTATGTACACCAGACTACAAAATCTGCGACAAGGATCTTGTACGGTCGTTGAATACGCAGAGGAGTTTGCACTACTCCTCACTCGTAATGAGATTAATGACAGCCAAATTCAACTGGTATCACGTTTTATTGGAGGTCTCCGATCTCAATTACAGACAGCAATGGCTCAGTTCGATCCTTCAACGATCAGCGAAGCACAGCAACGTGCAGCGTCTCTTGAACAGCAATCACGATCGTCTAACTGGAATTCTTCCTCTACACGTTCGCGATCTCAGGACCAAACAGTAAGCACCAATCCGGCTACAACAATTAAAGAAGCTGGTGATGCTTCCCCTTCTGTCACAAAACCTGCGACACAAGATGAGCAACAACTACGCCGTTCAACACGACCAAACGCTTTGCGTTGCTACTCTTGCGGTGAACAAGGACACAGACAGACAGCGTGTCCTCATGCTACACGCCGAGGACTAGTCATCAATGAACCAGTAGATGAACTCGACGTCTACGACTCTCAGGAAGAAGATGATGGCGAGAACGACACCTTAGTCCACCAAACAGCGGGCGATAGTGGTCATCTTCTACTTCTTCATCGTTCTTGTCTTGCACCACGACAACAAGATGACAAATGGTTACGTACAAGCATCTTCCGCTCGACTTGTACCATCCAAGACCGCATATGTAGCTTTATAATAGATTCAGGAAGCTGTCGCAATGTAATCTCGGAAGACGCAGTAAAGAAGTTGGGCATTACCGCAAAACCCCACCCGGCCCCGTATTCCTTGGGATGGTTATCAGAGGGTGTGAACTTACGTATCACACAGCGTGCCCTTGTGTCTTTTTCAGTGGGACCAATATATAAAGATCGTCTTTACTTTGATGTTGCACCAATGGACATTAGTCACCTCATACTGGGAAGACCATGGGAGTATGATCGCCGAGTGACGCATGAGGGAGTTACAAATACTTATAGCTTCACATGGAATGCACAACAGATCGTACTTTTGCCATCTCGCGAGCCTCCCACTCCTGCGTCGCCTGCTCCTCCAGCCAAGCAGGCAACGTCCCCCACACCACAGCAACGCTCTACCACGATGTTGTGTTCATACTCCACTTTCATCTCAGAGTTGAGATTAAAGGATCACGCCTTCGCCATCATACCAGTGACACAAGAAACCGCCCCCACGGCAGCTTCGTCTCCATCAAACATGTCCTTGTCAGCGGTTTTAAACGACTTTCCCGACGTCTTTCCCGCAAACTTACCGAAAGGTCTGCCCCCTCTACGAGATATACAACATCAGATCGATCTCGTTCCCGGCGCAATTCTTCCCAATAGACCACATTACCGTATGAGCCCGAGCGAGCATGAGGAACTGCGTCGCCAAGTCGAAGATCTGCTCCGCAAGGGACACATTAAAGAAAGTCTAAGTCCATGTGCAGTCCCAGCTCTTTTGATTCCTAAAAAAGACG ATTGGATCAGCAAATTCTTTTCCAAAATCGACCTCAAGAGCGGTTATCATCAGATTCGAATTCGTCCCGGTGATGAATGGAAGACCGCTTTTAAAACTCGTGAAGGTCTTTTTGAATGGTTAGTTATGCCTTTTGGCTTGTCTAATGCTCCTAGTACCTTTATGAGGATTATGAACCAAGCTCTCCGCGAATTCATCGGCCGCTTTGTTGTCGTCTACTTTGACGACATACTCATCTTTAGCCCTTCGATCAGCGAACATAAGGACCATTTGCGTCAAGTCCTTACCGTTCTACGTCGAGAGAAGCTTTTCGCAGCAACACAAAAGTGTGAGTTTGGCGTGTCGCAAGTCCTTTTCTTAGGATATATAGTCTCGGATAAAGGACTCTCGGTGGATATGTCTAAAATTGACGCTGTCCAGTCGTGGCCTATACCAAAATCAATTTCTGACGTACGAAGCTTTCATGGTCTTGCCTCGTTCTATAGACGCTTCGTCGAGCATTTCAGTACTATAATGGCGCCAATTACGTCTTGCATGAAAGAGGGACGATTTACTTGGACGCAAGAGGCATTCGTGGCTTTCACCTTAATAAAGGAAAAGTTGACTTCAGCTCCAATTCTTGTCCTTCCCGACTTCTCTGCTACCTTCGAACTACATTGTGATGCATCAAAACTTGGAATCGGTGCAGTCCTCAGTCAGCGTGGGCGTCCGGTGGCCTATTTTAGTGAGAAGTTGGCCGGTGCTCGCAGCCGCTATAGCACATACGATGTCGAGTTTTATGCCATTGTTCAAGCTATTAAACATTGGCGTCACTATCTC GAACTACACCAGACAGCTCAACAAAATGTAACACAGGCAGCTTCCAAATACAAATTGGCGGCAGATTCAAAACGACGAGAAGTTCTATTCGCACCAGGAGACCAGGTTTGGGTGTATCTTACAAAAGAGCGCCTTCCTTTGCGCGAATATAACAAACTTAAGTCCAAGAAGATCGGACCAGTGGAGGTTGTCGAATGCATAAATCCAAATGTGTACCGCGTCAAGCTCCCTTCGGATTTGCGCACTTCGGATGTCTTCAATGTTAAACACCTTTCTCATTTTCATGGCGATAATGACGTTCCAGATTCGTGGACGAATCCTCCGCCACCCGGGGGAACCTGA
- the LOC106309384 gene encoding cation/H(+) antiporter 5, translating into MDSFNVTFWNEVTSRGYCFSDDGTKFCEKLPIVVSSSGVWEKYLLPSGTGLLIWDYDLPRLEAVIFLVLCLWNFIYFLLKKIRLPVPRITSMMLAGAALSQTSLLPNDWLVQRIFFPDDLRPKVPDTVGAFAFVFYWFLEGVKMDVGMIKRTGSKAVFTGIVTVLFPIFTANIVFGSLRETGGKNLTGVEYRTIIFMQSISAFTGISRLIRDLEIDHSEFGRIVLSTAMVADATGVGINVVALFAWSDWRVSAMQGVGVVGFVIVLVWIFRPLMLLVVRRTPEERPVKEYVIYIIIILSFFSFEYLKMLHFFPAIGPFLLGLCVPHGPPLGSALVQKFESFNTGILLPLFLFFPMLQIDGPWLVEEVQKLRHYDGQMYEALNIIVVVSASKMFFTTIPPLLAKMPLTDSFVMSLILSNKGFVEMCYFMYAVEKKTLQVKSFTTLALMILFSSTVLPVVIHYLYDGSSRFICFQKRNLMSLKLGSEMKFLTCIHKSDHISGVINFLEQAFPLEDSLLTCNVLNLIELVGLDNPLFISHQIQKAEPGGRSYSTNVLIAFDEFKHFWKSITVELFTSISNPKYMHQEIYSLALDKQVSFIMLPFHKIWSLDHTTVVSDDVMRRNVNINVLSQAPCSVGVLVHRQKMVSAQKREPIFKVCAIFVGGKDDREALAMGKHMMRNQKVRLTVLKLVPGTVVGMTTGWDQMLDTAELKETLRNSITPSEGEHNFVEYLEETVDDGSDTSRILLSIASAFDLFVVGRSSGMGTDVTRALSEWTEFDELGVIGDLLVASDFPQRGSVLVVQQQQNVACR; encoded by the exons ATGGATTCATTTAACGTTACCTTTTGGAACGAGGTAACGTCGCGTGGATATTGTTTTAGTGACGATGGGACCAAGTTCTGCGAGAAACTACCCATTGTTGTGAGCTCTTCTGGCGTGTGGGAGAAGTACCTACTACCAAGTGGAACAGGGCTGCTGATATGGGACTATGATCTTCCCCGACTCGAGGCTGTAATCTTCCTAGTACTCTGCTTATGGAATTTTATTTATTTCTTGCTAAAGAAGATACGTCTCCCGGTTCCAAGAATCACCTCTATGATGCTT GCCGGGGCAGCCTTGAGCCAGACGAGTCTTTTGCCTAATGACTGGTTGGTCCAACGCATATTTTTCCCGGATGATCTTAGACCAAAAGTCCCCGACACGGTTGGTGCGTTTGCCTTTGTCTTTTATTGGTTCCTTGAAGGTGTTAAAATGGATGTTGGAATGATTAAGAGGACAGGTTCGAAAGCGGTTTTCACCGGAATCGTCACTGTTCTTTTCCCTATCTTCACGGCTAACATTGTGTTCGGGTCGCTGAGAGAAACTGGTGGTAAGAACTTGACAGGAGTTGAGTACAGGACAATAATTTTCATGCAGAGCATCTCGGCTTTTACTGGTATCTCAAGGCTAATAAGGGATCTAGAGATTGACCACTCAGAGTTCGGAAGGATCGTTCTCTCGACAGCCATGGTGGCTGATGCAACTGGCGTTGGTATTAACGTAGTTGCCCTATTTGCCTGGTCGGACTGGAGGGTCTCCGCCATGCAAGGCGTAGGAGTTGTTGGATTTGTTATAGTGCTGGTTTGGATATTTAGACCGTTGATGTTGTTGGTTGTCAGACGCACACCGGAAGAGAGACCGGTTAAGGAATATGTTATCTACATAATCATCATTTTATCTTTCTTTTCTTTTGAGTATTTGAAGATGCTTCACTTTTTTCCTGCTATTGGGCCTTTCCTTTTGGGGTTGTGTGTGCCTCACGGTCCTCCTCTAGGGTCTGCATTGGTACAAAAGTTTGAAAGCTTTAACACTGGGATCCTCTTGCCACTTTTCTTGTTCTTCCCAATGCTTCAAATCGATGGACCTTGGTTGGTTGAAGAGGTCCAGAAGCTAAGGCATTATGATGGTCAGATGTATGAAGCCTTGAACATCATCGTCGTCGTCTCGGCCTCCAAGATGTTCTTCACAACTATTCCTCCACTGCTAGCTAAAATGCCTTTGACTGACTCTTTCGTTATGTCACTCATTCTCAGCAACAAAGGGTTCGTTGAGATGTGTTATTTTATGTACGCCGTTGAAAAAAAA ACTCTTCAAGTGAAGTCGTTCACGACATTGGCTCTAATGATTCTATTCAGCTCTACGGTATTACCAGTGGTGATACATTACCTATACGATGGGTCGAGCCGTTTCATATGTTTCCAGAAGAGGAATCTAATGAGCTTGAAGCTTGGATCAGAGATGAAATTTCTAACGTGCATTCACAAATCAGACCACATCTCAGGGGTGATAAATTTTCTAGAACAAGCTTTCCCTCTAGAAGATTCCTTGCTTACTTGCAACGTGCTTAATCTCATCGAGCTTGTTGGTTTGGACAATCCACTCTTCATCTCCCACCAAATTCAAAAGGCTGAGCCGGGAGGCCGGTCATATTCCACCAACGTTCTCATCGCTTTTGACGAGTTCAAACATTTCTGGAAATCTATAACGGTGGAATTGTTCACATCCATCTCAAACCCTAAGTACATGCACCAAGAGATTTACTCGCTTGCTCTCGACAAACAAGTTTCTTTTATTATGCTCCCTTTCCACAAAATATGGTCACTCGACCATACAACTGTGGTCTCAGACGACGTGATGCGTAGGAACGTTAACATCAATGTCTTGAGTCAAGCGCCTTGCTCTGTGGGGGTCTTAGTCCATCGCCAAAAGATGGTATCTGCGCAAAAGCGCGAACCCATTTTTAAG GTATGCGCAATTTTTGTGGGCGGGAAAGACGACAGAGAAGCCTTGGCAATGGGGAAGCACATGATGAGGAACCAGAAAGTGAGACTAACCGTGTTGAAGCTAGTCCCAGGGACAGTGGTCGGTATGACCACAGGGTGGGATCAGATGCTGGACACAGCAGAGCTTAAGGAGACGTTGAGGAACAGCATTACACCTTCGGAAGGAGAACATAACTTTGTGGAATATTTGGAGGAGACAGTTGACGACGGTTCCGACACATCAAGGATCCTTCTCTCAATCGCTAGTGCTTTTGATTTATTCGTGGTGGGTAGGAGCTCAGGAATGGGGACCGATGTAACAAGAGCATTGAGTGAATGGACGGAGTTCGATGAGTTAGGTGTGATCGGAGATTTGTTGGTGGCATCAGATTTTCCCCAAAGAGGGTCGGTATTGGTGGTGCAACAACAACAGAATGTAGCTTGTAGATAA
- the LOC106309795 gene encoding uncharacterized protein At1g08160-like, translating into MAPQNQQPRRTQPQPLPGRGLNPVLCIIVALVLLGLLVGLAILITYLTLRPKTLVYTVEAASVQDFAIAKDDHISAKFNYVIKSYNPEKHVSVRYHSMRISTAHHNQSVAHKEISAFKQRPKNETRIETQLVSHNVALSKFNAKDLRAETTKGVIEMEVYITARVSYKTWIFRSRRRTLKGVCTPIMINVTANSLDGFQRVLCKTRL; encoded by the coding sequence ATGGCTCCTCAGAACCAACAGCCTCGGCGAACGCAACCGCAACCGTTGCCAGGTAGGGGTTTGAACCCCGTCCTATGCATCATTGTCGCCCTCGTCCTCTTAGGTCTCCTTGTGGGTCTCGCTATATTGATCACATACCTCACCCTCAGGCCAAAGACACTCGTCTATACTGTAGAAGCAGCGTCGGTCCAAGATTTTGCCATAGCCAAGGATGATCACATTAGCGCCAAATTCAACTATGTGATCAAATCATACAACCCGGAGAAACATGTCTCCGTGAGATATCACTCCATGCGCATCTCCACGGCTCACCATAACCAGTCCGTGGCTCACAAGGAGATCTCTGCCTTCAAGCAGCGTCCTAAGAACGAAACAAGAATTGAGACGCAGCTTGTGTCGCACAACGTGGCATTGTCTAAGTTTAATGCTAAGGACTTGAGAGCTGAAACGACCAAAGGGGTGATCGAAATGGAAGTGTATATAACGGCTAGAGTGAGCTACAAGACGTGGATTTTTCGGTCGAGGAGACGTACGTTGAAAGGTGTATGTACGCCGATAATGATCAACGTTACGGCGAACTCGTTGGATGGATTCCAGAGAGTTTTATGCAAAACTCGTCTTTAG